The window GCGCACGGCCGCCGAGCAGGTACGCTCCACCGTCGCCGGGCTCGACCACGTCACCGACGTCACCAGCGACCTCGCGACGAGCGTCCCGCGGATCTCGGTCAAGGCCGACACCGAGGCCGCCGCCGCCGGGTTCGACGACCAGAAGCTCGGCGCCGCGGTCGCGCAGGCCGTGCGCGGCACGACGGCGGCGAAGGCGGTCCTCGACGACACCGAGCGCGACGTCGTCGTGCGGTCGGCGAAGCCCGCGACCACCCTGGCCCAGCTGAAGAAGCTGCGCCTCGGTCCCGTGAGGCTCGGCGACATCGCCACCGTGAAGCTGGTGGACGGCCCGGTGTCGATGACCCGCATCGACGGCCGGCGCGCCGCCACCGTCACGGCGAAGCCGACCGGTGACAACACGGGCGCGATCAGCACCAAGCTCCAGTCGAGGATCAAGGCCCTGAAGCTCCCCGCGGGCGCCACGGCCGAGATCGGCGGCGTCTCCTCCGACCAGGACGACGCGTTCAAGAACCTGGGCCTGGCCATGCTGGCGGCCATCGCGATCGTCTTCATGCTGCTGGTGGCGACGTTCCGCTCGCTGGTCCAGCCGCTGATCCTGCTGGTCTCGATCCCGTTCGCGGCGACCGGCGCGATCGGCCTGCTGATCGCCACCGGCACCCCGATGGGTGTCCCGGCGATGATCGGCATGCTGATGCTGATCGGCATCGTGGTGACCAACGCGATCGTGCTGATCGACCTGATCAACCAGTACCGCGCGCAGGGTCACGGCGTCGTGGAGGCCGTGATCGAGGGCGGCCGGCACCGGCTCCGCCCGATCCTCATGACGGCCCTCGCGACGATCTTCGCCCTGCTCCCGATGGCCCTGGGCGTCACCGGCGAGGGCGGCTTCATCGCCCAGCCGCTCGCGGTGGTCGTCATCGGCGGCCTGATCAGCTCCACCCTGCTGACCCTGCTTCTCGTCCCGACGCTCTACGCGATGCTGGAGCTGCGCAAGGAGCGGCGCGCGAAGAAGCGGGCGGCGAAGAAGGGTCTCCCGTCCCCGGCCCCGGCCGCCTCGGACGAGCCGGAGCCCGCGGGGGTCTGACACCCCGCACCGGCGTCCCCTCCCGCGCAGGACTTTCCTATCCTGTGATCCGGAACTGCTCTTGCGGGGGAGGGGGAACGGGGCGGTGGCACTGCACGAGGGCGATCCCGGGTCGCTCGGTGGGTACCGGATCGTCGACCGGCTGGGAGCCGGTGGGATGGGTGTCGTCTACCGGGCGAGGGCCGGATCGGGCCGCGAGGTCGCCGTCAAGGTGGTCCACGCCCAGTACGCCGAGGACCCCGTCTTCCGGGCCCGTTTCCGCCAGGAGATCGCCGCCGTCCGCAAGGTGAGCGGCGCCTTCACCGCGCCGGTCGTGGACGCGGACCCGGAGGCGCCCCGGCCCTGGATGGCCACCCAGTACGTACCCGGACGCCCGCTCTCCGCCCGCGTCCGGGACGACGGACCACTGGCCGGCGCCGAACTGCGCCGGCTCGTCCTCGGCCTGGTGGAGGCCCTGCGCGACATCCACCGGGCCGGAGTGGTGCACCGCGACCTCAAGCCCGCCAACGTCCTGATGGCCGAGGACGGCCCCCGGGTCATCGACTTCGGCATCTCGCGCGCGGCGGAGAACCAGGCGCTGACCGAGACCGGGCACATGATGGGCACCCCGCCGTTCATGTCCCCCGAGCAGCTCGCGGACGCCCGTTCGGTGGGTCCCGCGTCCGACGTGTTCTCGCTCGCCGCGCTGGTGGTGTTCGCGGCGACCGGACGCGGCCCCTTCGACGCGGACAGCCCCTATCTGACGGCGTACCGGGTGATGAGCGAGGAGCCCGACCTGACGGGGGTCGCCGAGCCGCTGCGCGCGGTCCTGTCCCGCTGCCTGGTCAAGCGGGGCGCCGCCCGGCCCGGACTCGACACCCTGGCCGCCGAGTTCGCCGCCGCCCTGCCCGAGCCGGCCGCCGCGGAGCCGCCCACCGTCCCGCACCGCCGGGCGGATCCGGAGCCGACCCGGCCTCCGGCGGCGGATCCGGCCGCCTCCGTCCCGTACCGGGCCCCGGCCGTCGCGGACCCGGACGCCGTGCCGCCCGAGGCGGCGGCCGACGCCCCCGCACGCCGCGGGCGCGGCCTGCGGGTGCCGCTCGCCGTCGGGGTGGCGGGCGTCCTGCTCGCCGCCCTCACGGCCTATCTGATCGGGCCGTTCCAGAGCGGGGCGAGGCCCGGGGCCGGCCCTTCGCCCGGTGCCACGGCCACCCGCTGGGGTGCCCTCCCGGACGGCTGGCGGCCCTGGCGGACGACGGTGTACGCGGTCGCCGCCCACGGCGTGAAGCGTTCCTCGGGGCCGGCGGACGGCCCCGGCCACGGCGGGCAGCCGTCCTGCGCGCTGAGCGGGGGAGCGGTCTACTGCGGGGGCAGCGGCACCCTGCCGATCCGCGTCGACGCGGTCACCGGCCGCACGGTCTGGCGGGCCGGCACCCAGCCGCCGGGGATCGGTCTCGACCACTACGACAGCGGGGTCGTCGGGGTGCACGAGGGCGTCGTGCTCGTCCGCGAGAGCGTCCTGAACGCGGCGGGCAACGACACCACGGCCACCGTCGCCGCGTTCGCCGCCGCCGACGGACGGCGGTTGTGGTCCCGTCCGACGCGCGACGGGAACGCGTCGGCGGTGCTCGTCGGCGGCCTCGTCCTCGTCCCGGACGGCCCGACCGTGACGGCCCGTTCCCCGCGCGACGGCTCCGCGCGCTGGTCGATGCCGGTGCCGGCCGGACACCACTGCGACTTCCTCGGCGCGGGCGGCGGCTTGTACGCGGACTGCACCGGCTACCACACCCCGTCCGGCGCCCAGCGGCGGCTGATCGCCGTCGATCCCGCCGACGGCTCCGCGCGACGGCTCCCGGCCGCGCCGCCGGTGACCGCGGACTACGCGGGAACCCTGGACGGACGGCTGGTCTACGCGGCACGGCGGTCCGTCGACCCGACGGTGCAGGACAACCCGTACACCCGGGTCGAGATGATCGATCCCCGCACCGGGGCCCGCGGGAGCCGCGCGCTGGGCGACGAGTACCGGGGGCGGGCGGCGATGGCGCACGGGGTGCTGTGTTTCGCCGCCTCGGACGGGCGGACGACCGCCGTCTCGCCCGTGACCGGCCGACAGGTGTGGCGCACCGCGACGACCCTCGAACAGCCGGCCGCGCCCGTCGCGGACGGGCGCAGCAGCGTGTTCCTGGCCAGCGCGAGCGGCCGGGTCGCGGCCCTCGACGCCCGCACGGGACACAGGCTGTGGGAGTCCTATCCGCGGGCCGGCACCGTGGTCAGCGGCGACTACCACTCGCCGGAACTGCTCGTGAACGGCGGCGCCCTGGTGGTGACGACCCCCGACGGCACACTCTTCACGCTGGATCCGGCCCGCCCCGGACGGAAACCGGCGTCGGCGTGACCTCGCACGCCGACGCCGGGCCCCGCCGGACGGGTACGGCTACGGAAGCGCGAGCATCCGCTCCAGGGCCAGCTTCGCGAACGCCTCGGTCTCCTTGTCGACCTCGATGCGGTTGACGAGGTTGCCCTCGGCCAGGGACTCCAGGGTCCAGACCAGGTGCGGCAGGTCGATGCGGTTCATCGTCGAGCAGAAGCAGACCGTCTTGTCGAGGAAGACGATCTCCTTGCCCTCGGGAGCGAAACGGTTCGCCAGCCGGCGGACCAGGTTCAGCTCGGTGCCGATGGCCCACTTGGAACCGGCCGGGGCCGCCTCCAGGGCCTTGATGATGTACTCGGTGGAGCCGACGTAGTCCGCGGCGGCGACGACCTCGTGCTTGCACTCGGGGTGGACGAGGACGTTCACACCCGGGATGCGCTCGCGGACGTCGTTCACCGAGTCCAGGCTGAAGCGGCCGTGGACCGAGCAGTGGCCGCGCCAGAGGATCATCTTCGCGGCCCGCAGCTCCTCGGCGGTCAGGCCGCCGTTCGGCTTGTGCGGGTTGTAGACGACGCAGTCGTCCAGGGACATCCCCATGTCCCGCACGGCGGTGTTGCGGCCGAGGTGCTGGTCGGGCAGGAACAGCACCTTCTCGCCCTGCTCGAACGCCCAGTCCAGAGCGCGCTTGGCGTTCGACGACGTGCAGATCGTGCCGCCGTGCTTGCCGGTGAAGGCCTTGATGTCGGCCGAGGAGTTCATGTACGAGACCGGCACCACCTGCTCGGCGACGCCCGCCTCGGTGAGCACGTCCCAGCACTCGGCGACCTGCTCGGCCGTCGCCATGTCGGCCATGGAGCAGCCGGCGGCGAGGTCGGGGAGGACCACCTTCTGGTCGTCGGACGTCAGGATGTCCGCCGACTCGGCCATGAAGTGCACACCGCAGAAGACGATGTACTCGGCCTCCGGGCGCGCGGCCGCGTCGCGGGCCAGCTTGAAGGAGTCGCCCGTGACGTCGGCGAACTGGATGACCTCGTCGCGCTGGTAGTGGTGGCCGAGCACGAAGACCTTGTCGCCGAGCTTCTCCTTCGCCGCGCGGGCGCGCTCGACCAGGTCGGGGTCGGACGGCGACGGCAGGTCACCGGGGCACTCGACGCCCCGCTCGCTCTTCGGGTCGGCCTCACGGCCGAGCAGCAGCAGGGCGAGCGGAGTCGGCTGAACGTCGAGTTCCGGGGTCTGGGCGGTGGTCACGACACGCACCCTTTCTACTTTTCGTCTAACTGACGCTATCTATCATAACCGCTTCACGTCACTTTGACGACGGCGATAGCGTCTATGTGACGTGAATCCCGCCCGGCGCCCTCCACGGGTCGCTGTGCGTGCCCGCGCCCGTGTGCGAGCATGAAGACGGAAACAGAAAACGCGACCACGCGAATGCCCGGCCCGGAATGAATCCGCGGAAGCGCCGGTTGCACTCGTCGGCAAGCAGTCTCCGTACAACCCGGGAGAGATGTAGATGTCCGTATCGGACGAGACCACCACCGTCACCGACGGCATCATCCTGACCGACGCCGCCGCGGCCAAGGTCAAGGCCCTGCTCGACCAGGAAGGCCGTGACGACCTCGCCCTGCGCGTCGCCGTCCAGCCCGGCGGCTGCTCCGGCCTGCGCTACCAGCTCTTCTTCGACGAGCGCTCGCTCGACGGCGACGTGGAGAAGGACTTCGGCGGGGTCAAGGTCGTCACCGACCGCATGAGCGCTCCGTACCTGGGCGGCGCCACCGTCGACTTCGTGGACACGATCGAGAAGCAGGGCTTCACGATCGACAACCCGAACGCGACCGGCTCCTGCGCCTGCGGCGACTCCTTCAGCTGAGCCGCCCGGCCTGCCCACGGCCCGACGGAGAAGGCGGCGGTCCCCTGTGCGGGGCCGCCGCCTTCGTCTGCGGTGCGAGTGCCGTGCGCCTCCGTTCAGCCGGTCTGCGGCCGCAGCGCCCCCGGCTTCGTCCTCGCGATCCGCCCGCCGTCGGTACCGACCACGGTCCGCCCGTCCAGCGGCGCGTCCAGCCGTACGGTCTTCACGTACTCCTTGGCGATCAGCACGCACACCTTGTCCGGCCAGGGCTTCTCGGTCACCGAGACCGTCACCCGGCCGCCCTTCTCCCGCGCCGAGGCCGTGTAGTCGGCGCACACCCCGCCGAAGAAGCTCACGGTCAGCTCCCGGCCGTCGCCCGTGTAGCCGGTCACCTTCACCTCCCGGGTGCCGCCCGGCGCCGCGGACGGTCCCGCGGCCGGGGCCGACCGGCTCGACCGCAGGTACTTCGGATCGACCGCCGGGTACGTCACGGTGAACGGCTCCGGGGCCGCCGCCCCCCGCACCTCGAACAGCCAGGACGGCACCAGCGCCTGCCGCCCGCCCACCGAGTGGGCGGCCAGCCCGAACACCGCCTTCTCGACCGTGGCCGTGCCCGCCGCCCGTTTGGGCGCCCCGGTGGCCGCGCCGCACGGCTGCTCCAGCCGGTCCTTCGCCGGCACCGGGGTCGCGCACCCGCCGATCCCCATGCGGTGACCGGTCTTCGCCGCCCCGTTCATCAGCTCCAGCGTCCTGCGCGCGTCCAGGACGGGGTACGTGTCGCCCTTCACCGGCGTGCCCAGCAGCCCGTGGCCGCCGACCACCTCACCCTTGCGGGCGACGGTCAGGCCGGTCGTCCAGCCGTACGTGGGCAGCCCGCCGACCACCGGGTCCGCGTCGACCACCCGCTGGGTGCCCAGCACCCGGCTCGCGTCGATCTTCGCGCCGTCCAGGCCGGCCGCCTTCAGCACCGGGGCCGCGGCCTTCTCGGCGGCCGCCTCGCTCGACGGGCCGCCGGTGGGGCCCACCGGGTCGTGCGCGCACAGGGGCCCCTTCTTGCAGTCGTCGGTGCCCGGCGCGTACCGGCTGTAGGTCCAGCTGCCGGGCGCGTCCCGGTCCACCCGGAGGCTCGGCCCCGAACCGTCCTTGCCGCCGACCCGCCAGGTCCGCCCCTCGTCCACCGGAGCCGCGTCGATGCCCAGCGCCCGCGCCAGACGGGCCACGGCCTCCTTGCCGACCCGGCCCCGCGGCGCGTACACGGGCGCCGCGTCCGGCCCGTCCGGCAGCTCGCCCCGGACGGTGTAGGTCGTCCCGTTCGGGTCCGGCTCGCCGGGCGCGATGCCGTTCGTGCCCGAGGAGGAGCCGTCCAGGGCCAGCGGCGGGGGAGTGCCACCGCCACCGGAAGCGCCCGCGTGCGTTCGGCCGTCCGGGCCGCCGTGCGCGGCGAGGTACGCGCCGCCCCCGCCGGCCAGTAGGACCGCCGCGGCGACGGAGGCCACGACGACGGGTGTGCGGCGCCGTGCGGACCGCTCGCCCGCCCGGTCGTCGCCGACCCGCGGCTCCTCGGCCGCACGTTCCCCGGACACCTCCGGCTCCTGCGCCTCGCCGGAGTTCTCAGGCCGCTCCGTGTTCACCGCATCGCTCCTCGCGTCGTGTCCCGCATCCCCTGCGCGGGGGACGCCGATGGGACGCGGGAGAGGAGCGCGCGGTTCCCGCGCGAATGCGCCCCGCGGGTCAGTCGCCGTAGTCGGACATCGCGTCCAGCAGTCGTGCGGACCGGGCCGGCACGCTCACCCCGTGGATGAGAGAAGGGGGTACCGGCCGTGACGTGCCGTGCTCGGGAACCACCCAGTGCGGAGCCATCCGGGCACAGTCGCCGCGCAGTGCGGCGAGGTCGCCCTCGAGGTCGGCCGGGGGGGTGAAGTTGACCCTGGGGTTCGTCATGACGGCACCGTAGGCATGTTCCGGGTCGCGAAGAAAGATCTACTATCGGGTAGTTTTGTCAGCTTCAGTGGCGCCCCACCAACAGGTAGCGTGAACTGTCAACCCACCCTCCCGCAGGAGAATGCCGACGTGCGCATCGCAGTCACGGGCTCCATCGCCACCGATCACCTCATGACCTTCCCCGGCCGTTTCGCCGACCAGTTCGTCGCGGACCAGCTGCACACGGTCTCGCTCTCCTTCCTGGTGGACAACCTGGACGTGCGCCGGGGCGGCGTCGGCGCGAACATCGCCTTCGGCATGGGCCAGCTCGGCACCCAGCCGGTCCTGGTCGGCGCCGCGGGCTTCGACTTCGACGAGTACCGTGCCTGGCTGGAGCGGCACGGCGTCGACACCGACTCCGTCCGCATCTCGGAGACCCTGCACACCGCCCGCTTCGTGTGCACCACCGACGCCGACCACAACCAGATCGGCTCCTTCTACACCGGCGCGATGAGCGAGGCCCGCCTCATCGAGCTCAAGACGGTGGCCGACCGCGTCGGCGGACTCGACCTGGTCCTCATCGGCGCCGACGACCCGGAGGCGATGCTCCGCCACACGGAGGAGTGCCGCTCCCGCGCGATCCACTTCGCCGCCGACTTCTCCCAGCAGATCGCCCGCATGGAGGGCGAGGAGATCCGGATACTGCTGGACGGCGCCACGTACCTGTTCTCGAACGAGTACGAGAAGGGCCTCATCGAGACCAAGACCGGCTGGAGCGACGCCGAGATCCTGTCCAAGGTCGGCCACCGCGTCACCACCCTCGGCGCGCGCGGCGTGCGCATCGAGCGCCACGGCGAGGACCCGATCGAGGTCGGCTGCCCCGAGGAGGAGCGCAAGGCCGACCCGACCGGCGTCGGCGACGCCTTCCGCGCCGGCTTCCTGTCCGGCCTCACGTGGGGCGTCTCCCTGGAGCGCGCCGCCCAGGTCGGCTGCATGCTCGCGACGCTCGTCATCGAGACCGTCGGCACGCAGGAGTACCAGCTGCGGCGCGGCCACTTCATGGAGCGGTTCACCAAGGCGTACGGCGACGAGGCGGCCGAAGAGGTCCGCGCCCACCTGCGCTAGGACGCTCCCCGGGCGCTCAGCCGAGCCGGCGGACCAGGTACGCCGTACCGCGCTCCGCCGGCTCCTCGCCCACGTACTCCTGCCCGCGCATCTCGCACCAGGCCGGGATGTCCAGCCGCGCGGCCTCGTCGTCGGAGAGCACCCGCACCGTGCCGCCCACCGGCACCTCCCCGATCACCTTGGCCAGCTCGATGACGGGGATCGGGCAGCGTTTGCCGAGGGAGTCGACGACCAGCTCCGCGGAGCGCACCCGGGTGGCCGGCGCCGGTGCGCCCAGCTTCTCCCGCACGGACGCGACGGCCCCCGGCAGCACCTCAAGGAACCGCTCGACGTCCGCCTCGGCCACCCCCCGGGGCAGCGACACCCGGACGTTCCCCTCGCTCAGCACGCCCATCGCCCGCAGCACATGGCTCGGCGTCAGCGTGCTGCTCGTGCACGAGGACCCGGACGAGACGGAGAACCCCGCCCGGTCCAGCTCGTGCAGCAGCGCCTCTCCGTCGACATAGAGACAGGAGAAGGTGACGATGCCCGGCAGCCGCCGCTCGGCGTCGCCCACCACCTCCACGTCCGGCACCAGTTCCGGCACCTGCGCCCGGATCCGCGCCGTCAGCTCCCGCAGCCGTACCGCCTCCTGCTCCGCCTCGGCCCGCACCGCGCGCAGGGAGGCCACGGCCGCCACGATCGCCGGGATGTTCTCGAAACCGGCGGCCCGCCCCGACTCCCGCTCGTCCACCGGCCCTTGGGCCGCGAACCGCACCCCCTTGCGGACGACGAGCAGCCCGACCCCGGACGGCCCGCCCCACTTGTGCGCACTGGCCGTCAGCAGCGACCAGTCGCCCTCGACCGGACCCCAGCCCAGCGACTGCGCCGCGTCCACCAGCAGGGGCACCCCGGCCGCCCGGCAGATCCCGGCCACCTCGGCCACCGGCTGTACGGTCCCCACCTCGTGGTTGGCCGACTGGAGCACGGCCAGCGCGGTGTCCGCGCGGAGGGCGGCGGAGTAGCCGGCGGCGTCCACGGCCCCGCCCCGGTCGACGGCCACCCGGTCGACCGTTCCCCCTGCCGCCTCGAACACTTCAGCCGAATGGAGCACGGAGGAGTGTTCGACGGCGGACACGATCAGGTGGCGTCCGGTCCGGCGTCTGCCCGCCAACGCGCCCGCGACGCCCGTGTGTACGGCCCTGGTCCCCGACGGAGTGAAGACCATCTCGTCGGCCCGGCAGCCCACGGCCTCCGCCGCCGCCTCCCGGGCCGCGTCCAGCAGCATCCGCGCCTTGCGCCCCTCCCGGTACAGCCGGGCGGGGTCGGCCCACCCGTCGTCCAGCGAGGCCAGCAACGCCTGGCGGGCCACGGGGTGGAGAGGGGCGGCGGAAGCTGCGTCGAAGTAGGCCACAGGGCAACGTTAAGACTTCGGTGGGACCGGTCCACCCGGGGGCGCGGAGAACGGCGCGACCAGCCACAACGCAGCGCCGGGCGGGACGGCAAACCGCGACAACCCGAGCCAATAGGCGCCCATCGCCGCCCCAACCGAGTGACAGGCGACGCGTATGCCCCCCTCCCCGCGAACCCCTGGAGGGCGTCGGCTAGGGTTTGGTCCGCATAAACATCCAAACCCCTGCCCGACGCAGGGCGGCGACCGACCAGCGAGAAGGCCGCAGCCGTACAGCGCGGGCGAGACTCTCGGGAAGGCGCTACGTGAGTCCCAACGGCTCCGACCGCTCGCCGCGGCGCCCGATGCGGCGGAAGCTGCTGCAGGCACTGACCGCGGGCCTGGTCTTGGCGACAGCCACCGGTTGCTCGTACAACTGGGAAGACTTCCCCCGCCTTGGTATGCCCACCCCGACCACGGAAGAGGCTCCGCGGATCCTCTCCCTCTGGCAGGGTTCCTGGGCGGCTGCGCTCGCCGTCGGCGTGCTGGTGTGGGGCCTGATCCTGTGGAGTGCTTTCTTCCACCGGCGCAGCCGCACCAAGGTCGAGGTACCTCCGCAGACCCGGTACAACATGCCGATCGAGGCCCTGTACACGGTGGTCCCGATCATCATCATCTCGGTGCTCTTCTACTTCACGGCCCGGGACGAGACGAAGCTGCTCAGCCTCACCGACAAGAAGCCCGACGTCACGGTCAACGTGGTCGGCTTCCAGTGGAGCTGGGGCTTCAACTACATCGCGGACGTTCCCGGAAGCACGGGCAACGCGAAGACCGACAAGAACCTGGCCGCCATTCCGGACCGGTTCAAGGACGCCTTCCCGGCCAACGCCGGCGGTGTCTACGACGTCGGTACGCCCGGCACGCGGAACCCGCAGACGGGCAACCCCGGTCCGACACTGTGGCTCCCCAAGGGCAAGACGGTCCGCTTCGTCCTGACCTCGCGTGACGTCATCCACTCCTTCTGGGTGGTGCCGTTCCTCATGAAGCAGGACGTCATCCCGGGCCACACCAACGCCTTCCAGGTGACCCCCAACAAGGAGGGCACCTTCCTCGGCAAGTGCGCCGAACTCTGCGGCGTCGACCACTCCCGGATGCTGTTCAACGTGAAGGTCGTCTCCCCCGAGCGCTACGAGCAGCACCTCAAGGACCTCGCCAAGAAGGGGCAGACCGGTTACATTCCCGCCGGCATCGCGCAGACGCCGCACGAGAAGAACCGGGAGACGAACAACCTGTGAGCATCCTCAACGAACCCCAGGGTGCCGCGGCAGCTGAGGACTCGTACGAGAACGAGCTGCCGGTCAGGCGCAAGCAGCCCGGAAATCTCGTGGTGAAGTGGCTGACGACCACCGACCACAAGACGATCGGCACGCTCTATCTGGTCACCTCGTTCGCGTTCTTCCTGATCGGTGGCGTCATGGCGCTGCTGATGCGCGCCGAGCTGGCCCGGCCGGGTCTGCAGATCATGTCGAACGAGCAGTTCAACCAGGCGTTCACGATGCACGGCACGATCATGCTGCTGATGTTCGCGACGCCGCTGTTCGCCGGCTTCACGAACTGGATCATGCCGCTGCAGATCGGCGCGCCCGACGTGGCGTTCCCCCGGCTGAACATGTTCGCCTACTGGCTCTACCTGTTCGGCTCCTCCATCGCGGTCGGTGGTTTCCTCACCCCGCAGGGCGCGGCCGACTTCGGCTGGTTCGCCTACTCCCCGCTGTCGGACGCGGTGCGCAGCCCGGGTCTGGGTGCCGACCTGTGGATCATGGGTCTGGCCTTCTCCGGCTTCGGCACCATCCTCGGCGCCGTCAACTTCATCACCACGATCATCTGCATGCGCGCGCCCGGCATGACCATGTTCCGCATGCCGATCTTCGTGTGGAACGTGCTGCTGACGGCCGTCCTGGTCCTGCTGGCCTTCCCGGTCCTCGCGGCCGCGCTGTTCGCCCTGGAGGCGGACCGCAAGTTCGGCGCCCACGTCTTCGACGCCGCCAACGGCGGCGCCCTGCTGTGGCAACACCTCTTCTGGTTCTTCGGCCATCCAGAGGTGTACATCATCGCGCTGCCGTTCTTCGGCATCATCTCCGAGGTCATCCCGGTCTTCTCGCGCAAG of the Streptomyces sp. 1222.5 genome contains:
- the coxB gene encoding cytochrome c oxidase subunit II, translated to MSPNGSDRSPRRPMRRKLLQALTAGLVLATATGCSYNWEDFPRLGMPTPTTEEAPRILSLWQGSWAAALAVGVLVWGLILWSAFFHRRSRTKVEVPPQTRYNMPIEALYTVVPIIIISVLFYFTARDETKLLSLTDKKPDVTVNVVGFQWSWGFNYIADVPGSTGNAKTDKNLAAIPDRFKDAFPANAGGVYDVGTPGTRNPQTGNPGPTLWLPKGKTVRFVLTSRDVIHSFWVVPFLMKQDVIPGHTNAFQVTPNKEGTFLGKCAELCGVDHSRMLFNVKVVSPERYEQHLKDLAKKGQTGYIPAGIAQTPHEKNRETNNL
- a CDS encoding cysteine desulfurase/sulfurtransferase TusA family protein; translated protein: MAYFDAASAAPLHPVARQALLASLDDGWADPARLYREGRKARMLLDAAREAAAEAVGCRADEMVFTPSGTRAVHTGVAGALAGRRRTGRHLIVSAVEHSSVLHSAEVFEAAGGTVDRVAVDRGGAVDAAGYSAALRADTALAVLQSANHEVGTVQPVAEVAGICRAAGVPLLVDAAQSLGWGPVEGDWSLLTASAHKWGGPSGVGLLVVRKGVRFAAQGPVDERESGRAAGFENIPAIVAAVASLRAVRAEAEQEAVRLRELTARIRAQVPELVPDVEVVGDAERRLPGIVTFSCLYVDGEALLHELDRAGFSVSSGSSCTSSTLTPSHVLRAMGVLSEGNVRVSLPRGVAEADVERFLEVLPGAVASVREKLGAPAPATRVRSAELVVDSLGKRCPIPVIELAKVIGEVPVGGTVRVLSDDEAARLDIPAWCEMRGQEYVGEEPAERGTAYLVRRLG
- the nadA gene encoding quinolinate synthase NadA, with translation MTTAQTPELDVQPTPLALLLLGREADPKSERGVECPGDLPSPSDPDLVERARAAKEKLGDKVFVLGHHYQRDEVIQFADVTGDSFKLARDAAARPEAEYIVFCGVHFMAESADILTSDDQKVVLPDLAAGCSMADMATAEQVAECWDVLTEAGVAEQVVPVSYMNSSADIKAFTGKHGGTICTSSNAKRALDWAFEQGEKVLFLPDQHLGRNTAVRDMGMSLDDCVVYNPHKPNGGLTAEELRAAKMILWRGHCSVHGRFSLDSVNDVRERIPGVNVLVHPECKHEVVAAADYVGSTEYIIKALEAAPAGSKWAIGTELNLVRRLANRFAPEGKEIVFLDKTVCFCSTMNRIDLPHLVWTLESLAEGNLVNRIEVDKETEAFAKLALERMLALP
- a CDS encoding carbohydrate kinase family protein translates to MRIAVTGSIATDHLMTFPGRFADQFVADQLHTVSLSFLVDNLDVRRGGVGANIAFGMGQLGTQPVLVGAAGFDFDEYRAWLERHGVDTDSVRISETLHTARFVCTTDADHNQIGSFYTGAMSEARLIELKTVADRVGGLDLVLIGADDPEAMLRHTEECRSRAIHFAADFSQQIARMEGEEIRILLDGATYLFSNEYEKGLIETKTGWSDAEILSKVGHRVTTLGARGVRIERHGEDPIEVGCPEEERKADPTGVGDAFRAGFLSGLTWGVSLERAAQVGCMLATLVIETVGTQEYQLRRGHFMERFTKAYGDEAAEEVRAHLR
- the ctaD gene encoding cytochrome c oxidase subunit I, which encodes MSILNEPQGAAAAEDSYENELPVRRKQPGNLVVKWLTTTDHKTIGTLYLVTSFAFFLIGGVMALLMRAELARPGLQIMSNEQFNQAFTMHGTIMLLMFATPLFAGFTNWIMPLQIGAPDVAFPRLNMFAYWLYLFGSSIAVGGFLTPQGAADFGWFAYSPLSDAVRSPGLGADLWIMGLAFSGFGTILGAVNFITTIICMRAPGMTMFRMPIFVWNVLLTAVLVLLAFPVLAAALFALEADRKFGAHVFDAANGGALLWQHLFWFFGHPEVYIIALPFFGIISEVIPVFSRKPMFGYMGLIAATIAIAGLSVTVWAHHMYVTGGVLLPFFSFMTFLIAVPTGVKFFNWIGTMWKGSLSFETPMLWAVGFLITFTFGGLTGVILASPPMDFHVSDSYFVVAHFHYVVFGTVVFAMFSGFHFWWPKMTGKMLDERLGKITFWTLFVGFHGTFLVQHWLGAEGMPRRYADYLAADGFTALNTISTISSFLLGLSILPFLYNVWKTAKYGKPVGVDDPWGYGRSLEWATSCPPPRHNFLTLPRIRSESPAFDLHHPEIAALEQLEHAGHGAAIAGSKEAGK
- a CDS encoding PQQ-binding-like beta-propeller repeat protein, with translation MALHEGDPGSLGGYRIVDRLGAGGMGVVYRARAGSGREVAVKVVHAQYAEDPVFRARFRQEIAAVRKVSGAFTAPVVDADPEAPRPWMATQYVPGRPLSARVRDDGPLAGAELRRLVLGLVEALRDIHRAGVVHRDLKPANVLMAEDGPRVIDFGISRAAENQALTETGHMMGTPPFMSPEQLADARSVGPASDVFSLAALVVFAATGRGPFDADSPYLTAYRVMSEEPDLTGVAEPLRAVLSRCLVKRGAARPGLDTLAAEFAAALPEPAAAEPPTVPHRRADPEPTRPPAADPAASVPYRAPAVADPDAVPPEAAADAPARRGRGLRVPLAVGVAGVLLAALTAYLIGPFQSGARPGAGPSPGATATRWGALPDGWRPWRTTVYAVAAHGVKRSSGPADGPGHGGQPSCALSGGAVYCGGSGTLPIRVDAVTGRTVWRAGTQPPGIGLDHYDSGVVGVHEGVVLVRESVLNAAGNDTTATVAAFAAADGRRLWSRPTRDGNASAVLVGGLVLVPDGPTVTARSPRDGSARWSMPVPAGHHCDFLGAGGGLYADCTGYHTPSGAQRRLIAVDPADGSARRLPAAPPVTADYAGTLDGRLVYAARRSVDPTVQDNPYTRVEMIDPRTGARGSRALGDEYRGRAAMAHGVLCFAASDGRTTAVSPVTGRQVWRTATTLEQPAAPVADGRSSVFLASASGRVAALDARTGHRLWESYPRAGTVVSGDYHSPELLVNGGALVVTTPDGTLFTLDPARPGRKPASA
- a CDS encoding iron-sulfur cluster assembly accessory protein, yielding MSVSDETTTVTDGIILTDAAAAKVKALLDQEGRDDLALRVAVQPGGCSGLRYQLFFDERSLDGDVEKDFGGVKVVTDRMSAPYLGGATVDFVDTIEKQGFTIDNPNATGSCACGDSFS